Proteins co-encoded in one Flavivirga eckloniae genomic window:
- a CDS encoding cation transporter codes for MEKTTFRIAKMDCPSEENLIRMKLDGISGIKNLEFDIPNRKLIVFHNGQIDQIENSILQLNLGGQKLTTEPTELTEFEKNTNQKKLLWSVLAINFTFFLIEIATGLISKSMGLVADSLDMLADSFVYGISLFAVGGTLTRKKRIAKIAGYFQITLAVIGLIEVLRRFLGSENLPDFKVMIIISILALIANGICLYLLQKSKSKEEAHMKASMIFTSNDVIINLGVIIAAILVNWLNSNKPDLIIGIIVFILVIQGATRILKLGK; via the coding sequence ATGGAAAAAACCACATTTAGAATTGCCAAAATGGACTGTCCTTCGGAAGAAAATCTAATTCGAATGAAATTGGACGGTATTTCGGGCATCAAGAATTTGGAATTTGATATTCCGAACCGAAAATTGATTGTGTTTCATAATGGACAGATTGACCAAATTGAAAATTCCATTCTTCAACTAAATTTAGGTGGACAAAAACTAACCACCGAACCGACCGAGTTAACCGAATTTGAAAAAAACACAAATCAAAAAAAGTTGCTATGGTCTGTCCTCGCTATCAATTTCACCTTCTTCCTAATTGAAATAGCAACTGGGCTCATTTCAAAATCAATGGGTTTGGTAGCCGACAGTCTAGACATGCTTGCCGATTCGTTTGTTTATGGAATTAGTCTTTTTGCAGTAGGCGGTACTTTAACAAGAAAAAAACGGATTGCTAAAATTGCTGGATATTTTCAAATAACCCTTGCAGTAATTGGGCTAATAGAAGTTTTGAGACGGTTTTTGGGATCTGAAAATTTACCGGACTTTAAGGTAATGATCATTATTTCTATTTTGGCATTAATTGCCAATGGCATTTGCTTGTATTTGCTTCAAAAATCTAAAAGTAAAGAGGAAGCACATATGAAAGCGAGTATGATTTTTACTTCCAACGATGTAATCATTAATCTGGGAGTTATTATTGCCGCAATTTTAGTTAATTGGCTAAACTCAAACAAACCTGATTTGATAATTGGTATAATAGTTTTTATATTAGTCATTCAAGGTGCAACGAGGATTTTAAAACTTGGAAAATAA
- a CDS encoding dodecin family protein, translating to MSVLKVIEVLSNSEKSWEDATKKAVKHASKSVKNIRSVYVQDQSASVSDGDVTEYRVNLKITFEVN from the coding sequence ATGTCAGTATTAAAAGTAATCGAAGTTTTATCAAACTCAGAAAAGAGTTGGGAAGATGCCACAAAAAAAGCAGTGAAACATGCTTCTAAAAGCGTAAAAAATATCCGTTCTGTATATGTTCAAGACCAAAGTGCTAGTGTGAGCGATGGAGACGTTACAGAATATAGAGTGAATCTTAAAATTACTTTTGAAGTAAATTAA
- a CDS encoding DUF1304 domain-containing protein, producing MTLITSILIVLVAIEHLYFLVLEMFLWTKPKGIKTFGLKSKAYAEDTKVLAANQGLYNGFLAAGLIFSLILNNQIFSVFFLICVTIAGIYGSYSTKKAKLFYVQSVPAILALLTCFF from the coding sequence ATGACACTTATAACAAGTATATTAATTGTACTAGTTGCTATAGAACATCTTTACTTTCTTGTTCTGGAAATGTTTTTATGGACCAAACCAAAAGGTATTAAAACCTTTGGGCTAAAATCTAAGGCATATGCCGAAGACACTAAAGTACTAGCGGCCAATCAAGGACTATACAACGGTTTTCTGGCTGCTGGACTTATCTTTTCCCTAATATTAAACAACCAAATCTTTTCTGTTTTTTTTCTTATTTGTGTGACCATAGCAGGCATCTATGGGTCTTATTCCACAAAGAAAGCAAAACTATTTTATGTACAGTCAGTGCCAGCAATTTTGGCATTACTAACCTGCTTCTTTTAA
- the tsaB gene encoding tRNA (adenosine(37)-N6)-threonylcarbamoyltransferase complex dimerization subunit type 1 TsaB: MSTYILSIETATTNCSVSLSKDGETVVLKEDYDKNYSHAERLHVYIDDVLKEAKIISDNIDAIAVSKGPGSYTGLRIGVSAAKGLCFALNKPLISVSTLEALAHQVISNDGVIVSMLDARRMEVYSAIFDVNHSQVRDTEAQILDENAFEDYLEKGTVHFIGNGVEKAKTLIKHPNAVFVDGKLPSANEMSHLAYNKYKISDIEDVAYFEPYYLKDFVALKPKSV, from the coding sequence ATGAGCACATACATTTTAAGTATAGAAACAGCAACAACGAATTGTTCCGTATCACTTTCAAAAGATGGGGAAACTGTAGTTTTAAAAGAAGACTACGATAAAAACTATTCGCATGCCGAAAGACTTCATGTTTATATAGACGATGTTTTAAAAGAAGCCAAAATAATATCGGACAATATAGATGCAATAGCCGTAAGTAAAGGCCCTGGATCTTATACCGGCTTACGAATTGGAGTTTCGGCCGCAAAAGGGCTTTGTTTTGCTTTAAACAAGCCTTTGATTTCTGTTTCTACTCTGGAAGCTTTAGCACATCAGGTTATCTCCAATGATGGGGTTATTGTGTCTATGTTAGATGCCAGAAGGATGGAAGTGTATTCCGCTATTTTTGATGTCAACCATAGTCAAGTGCGAGACACAGAAGCACAAATTTTAGATGAAAACGCCTTTGAAGATTATTTAGAAAAAGGAACAGTTCATTTTATTGGAAATGGTGTTGAAAAAGCAAAAACATTAATCAAACATCCTAATGCCGTTTTTGTTGATGGTAAATTACCTTCTGCAAATGAAATGAGTCATTTAGCTTATAATAAATACAAAATAAGCGACATAGAAGATGTCGCTTATTTTGAACCTTATTATTTAAAAGATTTTGTGGCTTTAAAACCTAAATCTGTTTAA
- a CDS encoding ABC transporter permease, producing MFKFLFDRDTWQELYDSFSKNKLRSALTMVGVWWGILLLIVLLGSARGLENSFNRLFGDFATNSVFVWGQSTSKPFKGFQEGRRVRLSLTDAKKIEENVEGIEFVVPRSQNQATVVRKFLSGSFQMAGDYPLLDQVQKKKLIHGRFINQNDIDVDKKVVLLSEDTYKQLFEKDENAIGEYVEINGMSFKVIGIFKNGDVNMGPTTDMHIPFTTFQQIYNMGDQIGWMMITGKPEYDIKQIEADAKLLIKNLNKIHPKDNRALGSFNLGKEFGKITGFLTGMQFLTWFVGIATLFAGVFAIGNILLITIKERTKEIGVRRALGATPFEIKRQIVLEAVFITIVAGIIGIITGGWILILIDAIYGQGTEAALVNASVSIAVVFIALIILVILGTLIGLIPAFKATSIKPIQALREE from the coding sequence ATGTTTAAGTTTTTATTCGATAGAGATACATGGCAAGAACTTTACGATAGTTTTAGTAAAAATAAACTAAGATCGGCTTTAACCATGGTTGGCGTTTGGTGGGGAATCTTACTCTTAATTGTTTTATTAGGTTCTGCAAGAGGTTTAGAAAATAGCTTTAATCGTTTGTTTGGTGATTTTGCAACCAATAGTGTTTTTGTATGGGGGCAAAGTACAAGCAAGCCCTTTAAAGGATTTCAAGAAGGTAGACGTGTGCGATTATCATTAACAGATGCAAAAAAAATAGAAGAAAACGTTGAAGGAATAGAATTTGTTGTTCCAAGAAGCCAGAATCAAGCAACAGTAGTTAGAAAATTCCTTTCGGGAAGCTTTCAAATGGCAGGCGATTATCCGTTGTTAGATCAAGTACAGAAGAAAAAGTTAATACATGGAAGATTTATCAATCAAAATGATATTGATGTTGATAAAAAAGTAGTGTTATTGTCTGAAGATACATATAAGCAATTATTCGAAAAAGACGAAAACGCTATTGGGGAATATGTAGAAATTAATGGCATGAGTTTTAAAGTTATTGGGATCTTTAAAAATGGCGATGTTAATATGGGACCAACAACAGATATGCATATTCCGTTTACAACATTTCAGCAAATATATAATATGGGAGATCAGATTGGGTGGATGATGATAACAGGAAAACCAGAATATGATATTAAACAAATAGAAGCCGATGCTAAATTATTGATTAAGAATTTAAATAAAATTCACCCTAAAGATAACCGGGCACTTGGGAGCTTCAATTTAGGTAAGGAGTTTGGTAAAATAACAGGGTTTTTAACAGGTATGCAATTTTTAACTTGGTTTGTCGGTATCGCAACATTGTTTGCTGGCGTTTTTGCAATTGGGAACATACTACTTATAACAATAAAAGAGCGTACCAAAGAAATAGGTGTACGACGTGCTTTAGGAGCAACTCCTTTTGAGATTAAGAGACAAATAGTTTTAGAAGCAGTTTTTATAACAATAGTTGCCGGTATAATTGGGATAATAACAGGAGGATGGATTTTAATTTTAATAGACGCCATTTATGGTCAAGGAACAGAAGCAGCTCTTGTAAACGCTTCAGTTTCGATAGCTGTTGTATTTATAGCCTTAATAATATTAGTGATTTTAGGGACTTTAATCGGGTTAATTCCGGCATTTAAAGCCACAAGCATAAAACCAATTCAAGCATTAAGAGAAGAATAA
- a CDS encoding NifU family protein has protein sequence MSTFKVSVQETSNNTIIKFELNQFITKHQSFEFNNIDEAKASPLAQQLFYLPFVKKVYISGNFVAVERFNIVEWTDVQDEVAQQIEAYLNDGGVVIEESENTTKKVPITVYAESTPNPATMKFVANKKIVTSLFEFTSIDEAKLSPLATELFHFPFVKSVFIDENYVSITKYDMAEWQDITIQIREFIKNYIENGKDVVLPNAAETLQKTSTQLDDNFEKLDDTSKQIINILEEYVKPAVASDGGNIQFISYDENTKAVSVMLQGACSGCPSSTYTLKSGIENMLKEMLPGKVDMVEAING, from the coding sequence ATGAGCACTTTCAAGGTTTCTGTGCAAGAAACATCAAACAATACTATCATTAAATTTGAATTAAATCAATTCATAACAAAGCATCAGAGCTTTGAATTTAACAATATAGACGAAGCAAAAGCATCGCCATTAGCACAACAATTATTCTATTTACCATTTGTAAAAAAGGTTTACATTTCTGGAAATTTTGTAGCTGTAGAACGGTTTAATATCGTAGAATGGACTGATGTTCAAGATGAAGTTGCCCAACAAATTGAAGCCTATTTAAACGATGGTGGCGTGGTAATAGAAGAATCTGAAAACACCACAAAAAAAGTTCCTATAACGGTTTATGCCGAGAGCACACCAAATCCGGCTACCATGAAGTTTGTAGCTAATAAAAAAATAGTAACATCGCTTTTTGAATTCACATCTATCGACGAGGCTAAATTATCGCCCTTGGCAACAGAGCTATTCCATTTTCCGTTTGTAAAAAGCGTTTTTATAGATGAGAATTATGTATCGATTACCAAATACGATATGGCAGAATGGCAAGATATTACCATACAAATACGTGAGTTTATAAAAAACTATATCGAAAACGGAAAAGATGTTGTATTGCCAAATGCTGCAGAAACGTTACAAAAAACGTCAACGCAACTGGATGATAATTTTGAAAAATTAGATGACACATCAAAGCAAATTATAAATATTCTCGAAGAATATGTAAAACCTGCAGTAGCTAGCGATGGTGGTAATATTCAATTTATATCATACGACGAAAACACTAAAGCTGTAAGTGTAATGCTTCAAGGAGCTTGCAGTGGTTGTCCTTCGTCTACATATACCTTAAAAAGCGGTATAGAAAACATGCTAAAAGAAATGCTTCCCGGTAAAGTTGATATGGTAGAAGCTATTAATGGGTGA
- a CDS encoding TolC family protein gives MKRYLFVSAFLLIGLALSAQEKKWTLKECVNYAIENNLSVKQARFDAETAKQDVVDARGNFLPSVSASASHTYNFGSFIDQNGGRISIDSRGNSFSIGTGVTIFNGFRNTNLYKQSKLGLKSSQIQLDILTDNMSLNIANAYLNILLNKENLKIALEQIEVTQKQLNQAKAFVESGVRARSTILEVEAQLATDNERLVNARNSVDLALLNLAQLLQITHKGFDVEDVLLEVSSLAIAYNNSDDIYNVAETKRPEIKRANLDIENSDLSIEISKSAFLPSLSFSAGAGTSYQHSQGQRDVRPEVQINDPNDPSDDVLVFVPNGFGRQLEDNLGYNLGFSLSIPIFSRFKNKANVSKARINREKSELRLEEEKQTLRSNIEQAFADAKAALNQYLASESSVKLQQDALQNAQERYTLGVINSFDFEQIRNRLINAQASLINAKYNFVFKTKVLDFYMGKSLTN, from the coding sequence ATGAAACGATATTTATTTGTATCAGCATTTTTGTTAATCGGTTTAGCATTATCTGCACAAGAAAAAAAATGGACACTTAAGGAATGTGTGAATTATGCTATAGAGAATAACCTCTCTGTAAAGCAAGCAAGATTTGATGCAGAAACAGCAAAGCAAGATGTAGTAGATGCCAGAGGAAATTTTCTTCCATCAGTTAGTGCATCTGCATCACATACTTATAATTTTGGCTCTTTTATAGATCAAAATGGAGGACGTATATCTATAGACAGTAGGGGGAATAGCTTTAGTATAGGGACTGGTGTTACTATATTTAATGGGTTTAGAAATACAAACTTATATAAGCAATCTAAACTTGGTTTGAAATCTAGTCAAATACAACTAGATATATTAACCGATAATATGTCTCTTAATATAGCCAATGCCTACTTAAATATTTTGCTTAACAAGGAAAATTTAAAAATAGCCTTAGAGCAGATAGAGGTAACTCAAAAACAATTAAATCAAGCAAAGGCTTTTGTTGAATCTGGGGTAAGAGCAAGATCTACAATATTAGAAGTTGAGGCACAACTTGCAACAGATAATGAACGATTAGTAAATGCTCGAAATAGTGTAGACTTGGCTTTATTAAATTTAGCACAGTTATTACAAATTACTCATAAAGGATTTGATGTTGAAGATGTTCTTTTAGAAGTATCGTCACTAGCTATAGCATATAATAATTCGGATGATATTTATAACGTTGCAGAAACTAAACGACCAGAGATAAAAAGAGCAAATTTAGATATAGAAAATTCGGATTTATCAATTGAAATTTCTAAAAGTGCTTTTTTACCATCTTTAAGTTTTAGTGCAGGAGCAGGAACTTCCTACCAACATAGCCAGGGGCAAAGAGATGTAAGACCAGAAGTTCAAATAAATGATCCCAACGATCCCAGCGACGATGTTTTGGTATTTGTTCCAAACGGATTTGGACGGCAGTTGGAAGACAACTTAGGTTATAATTTGGGTTTTAGTCTCAGTATTCCAATTTTTAGTAGATTTAAGAATAAAGCCAATGTTAGTAAAGCTAGAATAAATAGAGAGAAGAGTGAACTTAGACTGGAAGAAGAAAAACAAACACTTAGGTCTAATATAGAACAAGCTTTTGCAGATGCTAAAGCGGCTTTAAACCAATATCTAGCATCAGAATCATCGGTTAAGCTGCAACAAGATGCTTTGCAAAATGCACAAGAACGATATACCTTGGGAGTTATAAATTCTTTTGATTTTGAACAAATTAGAAATCGATTAATAAATGCTCAAGCATCCTTGATTAATGCAAAGTATAATTTTGTTTTTAAGACAAAAGTTTTAGACTTTTACATGGGAAAATCTTTAACTAACTAA
- a CDS encoding efflux RND transporter periplasmic adaptor subunit encodes MNKTVRIIVIIVAIILLAWVLKYFKDANSKDVVDYKIEEPFYTSINTKAVATGKLNPEEEIELKPQISGIVDEILVEEGDIVKKGDLIAKIRVVPNEQSLVSAKSRIASAKLSFDNAKVLYTRNKTLFDKGVISVQDFENSELSYNQTKESLAQAQNDYQIIKRGSISGGSAANTNIIAQIAGTILEIPVREGDQVIQSNNFNAGTTIATIADMSLMIFEGKVDEAEVGKLEEGKEIKVILGAINDKEFPAKLTFVAPKGKEENGAVQFTIKANVSIDSTTNIRAGYSANAEIEIESKDSVLAIREALLQYNRITEKPFVEVMNGNNKFKKENVKIGLSDGINVEITEGVKEGDKIKVWNKASKDNEDDDEENEED; translated from the coding sequence ATGAACAAGACAGTAAGAATTATTGTAATAATAGTAGCGATTATACTATTAGCATGGGTGTTAAAGTACTTTAAAGATGCCAATTCGAAAGATGTTGTAGATTACAAAATAGAAGAACCGTTTTACACTTCTATAAATACCAAGGCAGTAGCTACCGGTAAATTGAATCCAGAAGAGGAGATTGAGTTGAAGCCCCAAATTTCAGGAATAGTAGATGAAATTCTTGTTGAAGAAGGTGATATTGTAAAAAAAGGAGATCTTATTGCTAAAATTAGGGTCGTGCCTAATGAGCAAAGTTTGGTAAGTGCAAAAAGTAGAATCGCTTCGGCAAAATTGTCTTTCGATAATGCCAAAGTATTGTATACTCGAAATAAAACATTATTTGATAAAGGTGTTATTTCAGTTCAGGATTTCGAAAACAGCGAACTGTCGTACAATCAGACTAAAGAATCGTTAGCTCAGGCACAAAACGATTATCAAATTATTAAAAGAGGCTCTATTTCTGGAGGTAGTGCAGCAAATACCAATATTATTGCTCAAATAGCAGGAACAATTTTAGAAATTCCGGTAAGAGAAGGAGATCAAGTAATACAGAGTAATAATTTTAATGCAGGAACAACCATTGCTACCATTGCCGATATGAGTTTAATGATTTTTGAAGGAAAAGTAGATGAAGCCGAGGTAGGGAAGCTAGAAGAAGGTAAAGAGATAAAAGTAATACTTGGAGCGATTAACGATAAAGAGTTTCCTGCTAAGTTAACTTTTGTGGCTCCAAAAGGAAAAGAAGAAAACGGAGCGGTTCAGTTTACAATAAAAGCGAATGTAAGTATAGATTCTACTACCAATATAAGAGCCGGATATAGTGCTAATGCAGAGATAGAAATAGAAAGCAAGGATAGTGTTTTGGCCATTAGGGAAGCTTTGCTTCAGTATAACAGAATTACCGAAAAACCTTTTGTTGAAGTTATGAACGGTAATAATAAGTTTAAAAAGGAAAATGTTAAGATAGGTTTATCCGATGGTATTAATGTCGAAATTACAGAAGGAGTAAAAGAAGGAGATAAAATTAAGGTGTGGAACAAGGCTTCCAAGGATAATGAAGATGACGATGAAGAAAACGAAGAAGATTAA
- a CDS encoding thioredoxin domain-containing protein → MEHKYTNDLIHETSPYLLQHAHNPVNWNAWNEKTLAKAKAENKLIIISVGYSACHWCHVMEHESFEDSLVAQVMNKNFINIKVDREERPDVDQVYMNAVQLMTGRGGWPLNAIALPDGRPVWGETYLPKQQWVSALEQLSKLYTEKPEKLYEYADKLEQGLKTLDIVTLNTDEPVFESDYISDAIKTWSTQFDNNLGGMNREPKFMMPNNYHFLLRYAYQTNDEKLQDYVNLTLKKMAYGGVFDQIGGGFSRYSVDKKWHVPHFEKMLYDNAQLVSLYSDAYLITKNELYKDIVTETLEYVKRDMTTENGAFYSSLDADSNTPEGELEEGAFYVWQKDSLKTILKDDYELFSDYYNINGYGLWEHGNYVLIRKDDDEKIIEKHQVTKAILAEKKKHWKETLTPIRDKRSKPRLDDKTLTSWNALMLKGYVDAYRVFGEASYLASAEKNANFIINNQLREDGGLFHNYKNGKSTINGYLEDYAATIDAFLTLYESSLNETWLTTARDLANYTFDHFFDDTSKMFFFTSDEDESLVSRSIEYRDNVIPASNSIMAKSLFKLSHYFDNAHYRETAISMLNNVKPEMQEYPSAYSNWLGLMLNYTNPYYEVAIVGKDAKQKISELNKTYLPNKLIAASTTENNLPLLENRYSPDNTFIYVCVNKVCQLPVSEVDKAITLLKK, encoded by the coding sequence ATGGAACACAAATATACCAATGACCTAATACATGAAACAAGTCCTTACTTGTTGCAACATGCCCACAATCCTGTTAACTGGAATGCTTGGAACGAAAAAACATTAGCTAAGGCTAAAGCCGAAAATAAATTAATTATAATTAGTGTAGGTTATTCCGCTTGCCATTGGTGCCATGTTATGGAGCATGAAAGCTTTGAAGACAGCTTGGTGGCTCAAGTCATGAATAAAAACTTTATAAATATAAAAGTTGATAGGGAAGAACGCCCAGATGTAGATCAAGTGTATATGAATGCTGTGCAACTTATGACCGGAAGAGGTGGTTGGCCTTTAAATGCTATAGCCTTACCAGATGGCAGACCTGTATGGGGAGAAACCTATTTACCTAAACAACAATGGGTGAGTGCTTTAGAGCAACTCTCCAAACTGTATACCGAAAAGCCTGAAAAATTATATGAATACGCCGATAAACTTGAGCAAGGATTAAAAACCTTGGATATAGTAACTTTAAATACAGACGAACCTGTTTTTGAAAGCGATTATATAAGTGATGCCATTAAAACATGGTCTACTCAATTTGATAACAATCTTGGTGGTATGAATAGGGAGCCAAAATTTATGATGCCTAATAACTATCATTTTTTATTAAGGTATGCCTATCAAACCAATGACGAAAAACTTCAAGACTATGTAAATTTAACGCTCAAAAAAATGGCGTATGGTGGTGTTTTCGATCAAATTGGTGGTGGTTTTTCCAGATATTCGGTAGATAAGAAATGGCATGTACCCCATTTTGAAAAAATGCTTTATGATAATGCACAGTTGGTAAGCCTGTATTCTGATGCTTACCTCATCACTAAAAATGAACTGTATAAAGATATTGTTACAGAAACCCTAGAGTATGTAAAACGCGATATGACTACCGAAAATGGTGCGTTTTACTCATCACTCGATGCAGACAGCAATACTCCAGAAGGCGAACTAGAAGAGGGTGCTTTTTATGTTTGGCAAAAAGATAGCTTAAAAACGATTCTAAAAGACGATTACGAATTGTTTTCCGATTATTACAACATTAATGGTTATGGTCTTTGGGAACATGGCAATTATGTTTTAATTAGAAAGGACGATGATGAAAAAATCATTGAAAAGCATCAAGTAACCAAAGCTATTTTAGCTGAAAAGAAAAAACACTGGAAAGAAACTTTAACTCCTATTCGCGATAAACGCTCCAAGCCTCGGTTAGATGATAAAACACTAACCTCGTGGAATGCTTTAATGCTTAAAGGCTATGTTGATGCATATCGTGTTTTTGGTGAGGCATCTTATTTAGCTTCAGCTGAAAAAAACGCCAATTTTATAATTAACAATCAACTGCGGGAAGATGGCGGTTTATTTCATAATTACAAAAACGGAAAGAGCACTATTAATGGTTATTTAGAAGATTATGCGGCTACAATTGATGCTTTTTTAACGCTTTATGAAAGCTCCTTAAATGAAACATGGTTAACTACCGCAAGAGACTTGGCTAACTATACGTTCGATCATTTTTTTGATGATACTAGTAAAATGTTTTTCTTCACTTCGGATGAAGACGAGTCCTTAGTCTCTAGAAGTATTGAATATAGAGACAATGTTATTCCTGCCAGTAATTCCATTATGGCAAAGAGCCTTTTCAAACTATCGCATTACTTTGATAATGCACATTACAGAGAAACTGCTATAAGTATGCTAAACAATGTAAAGCCAGAAATGCAGGAGTATCCATCGGCATATTCAAACTGGCTAGGTTTAATGCTAAACTATACCAATCCATATTATGAAGTTGCCATAGTTGGAAAAGATGCTAAGCAGAAGATTAGCGAATTAAATAAAACCTACCTTCCAAATAAACTTATTGCAGCTAGCACTACCGAAAACAATCTACCGCTATTAGAAAATAGATATAGCCCAGATAACACCTTTATTTATGTTTGTGTAAACAAAGTCTGCCAACTTCCTGTATCGGAAGTCGATAAGGCTATTACCTTATTAAAGAAATGA
- a CDS encoding mechanosensitive ion channel family protein: MNLEKWIETGLTFIQNYGIKVIGAILIWIIGSWIIKRINKMIGKVMNKANYDKSLQKFLLNLIGWMLKILLFLAILSQLGIETTSFAAILAAAGLAVGMALQGSLGNFAGGVLIMIFKPIKIGDLIEAQGELGVVKEIEIFTTKITTPTNKEVIIPNGALSNGNITNYSTEGKLRVDLTVGVSYDADIKQTKEVLLNVLTSNPQVLQDPAPGVNVSELADSSVNFAVRPWSTVDNYWDVYFGTLEKCKEALDAAGIEIPYPHQVEIRKNA; this comes from the coding sequence ATGAATTTAGAAAAATGGATTGAAACTGGATTAACATTCATTCAAAACTACGGTATTAAAGTAATAGGGGCTATTCTCATCTGGATTATTGGTTCCTGGATTATTAAAAGAATCAATAAAATGATTGGCAAAGTGATGAACAAAGCCAATTACGATAAAAGCTTGCAAAAGTTCTTACTCAATTTAATTGGTTGGATGTTAAAAATCCTTTTATTCCTTGCTATCTTATCGCAATTAGGCATAGAAACAACTTCTTTTGCTGCTATTCTTGCTGCCGCTGGTTTAGCTGTTGGTATGGCATTACAAGGGTCTTTAGGGAATTTCGCCGGTGGCGTTTTAATCATGATCTTTAAACCCATTAAAATTGGAGATTTAATTGAAGCCCAGGGAGAATTAGGAGTTGTTAAAGAAATTGAAATCTTTACTACAAAAATCACAACACCAACCAATAAAGAAGTCATTATTCCAAATGGAGCACTTTCCAATGGAAATATAACCAATTATTCTACCGAAGGAAAACTACGTGTAGACCTAACCGTTGGAGTTAGTTATGATGCCGATATAAAACAAACCAAGGAAGTCTTATTGAATGTTCTTACGTCTAACCCACAAGTACTTCAAGATCCGGCCCCTGGTGTAAATGTATCTGAATTAGCAGACAGTTCGGTTAATTTCGCAGTACGCCCATGGTCTACTGTAGATAACTACTGGGACGTGTATTTTGGAACACTTGAAAAATGCAAAGAAGCTCTTGATGCTGCAGGTATTGAAATTCCATATCCACATCAAGTTGAAATTCGTAAAAATGCTTAA